Below is a window of Arabidopsis thaliana chromosome 2, partial sequence DNA.
GGTTTTCTCAAAAATTGTCTCTTTTGTAGGACTGTTGTCACCAATATTTTCAgtatcttttacttttattaatttttaataaaatttatgataataaaaaaaatgaaaataatcgtaaataaaagaaaaaaagagagttgtgggttctttctttttagttaCCCACGCATCGCTGTCGAAAGATTAATTATGAAATCAGATGTTTGGTTGAGTATAATAGTAATGCATGTCAttagtttaaatttataatattaaacaaaattataaataagatatttgaacaaaacaaaattaagttaGTTTAAACGTTAATTGGAAACCAAATAAGAGATCTgttaggaaaaaagaaaatatataccaaATAAGAGATACAGGAAATcagaaattttaatattatgtgTTTGAATcttctcaccaaaaaaaattatgtgtttgaatcttctcaccaaaaaaaattatgtgtttgAATCTAATTGATTAATGGACACGGTCTagtaaattataatttttttgaccCGCGAAATATAGTGAAACAGAGTTTATCTCTATACaacaagacaaaaaagaagttcTAAGATCAAACTCTGTTtgatatacaaaaattatattgtaaatgaaaatggaACTTTGAGATTGATCTACAACAAGTCTGCTACACTCATCACAAACGTAATGTGATTATACACATCCACGTTGGCCGCAAAAACTAAGGATCTTGTATCATCTGGATCAACAGACAAAATCATATTGCAATAGTCAGCAGCATCACGTGCGAGACTAAGGTCGTCATCAGTCTCATCAACATCACCATTGCCCATTGACCGCTGTGCCTTCATTAGCCCCTCGACAACAGAATCTTTATAGTTCTCCATACAACTCTTGAAACATGGCTTCTTAGGAGAACCAATGAGAAACTGTGTGTGCTCTGCCTTCTCCATGGCTAGAGAAAGAGCCGCCTTAGCCAACTCTAATACAGTCGATGCGGATTTCGTGCGATGATCTAACGTTAGGGATTTGATACATTCTTCTTCTAGGGACGAGAATGACGCGGTGCCTTTACAAGCCTTTGATATCAGTAATGATGGATATGGACATGtctttggtttggttgatAAATGGGTAGCAATGTTGGATTTTGCATTGGTATATGGCCACCGCGAGAGGAGAAGGAAGGTTAGGATATGGATTGATAGGTATGCATGAGAAGCATATAAACAAACCATCGTTTTATATGTTCAACAAAGCTTGTTCTTTGACTATAGGTTTAAATGAAATAGTAGATTGAAGTTTGTACATATATTAACTTTTGTTGTGTCAATGGTTTAAATTGTCCATTGTTTAGTTCCACAAGTTTTAAACATGATATGTTATTTATAGGTTTGGAATGAACGatagaggaaaaataaacTTGTCAACGCTAATAATAAAAGAGTGTatcgaaaaagagagaaaaaaacaaaaattcattgtgattcttttgttattttgtttttcaatgaTTCAATTCAATGTCTTAATTTCTCTCCTAACATAAAAGTTAGTTATGGGCATTCGGTTATCCAGTTTCGGTTCGTTTCCATTCCGTTATCGTTCTTTCGGTTCTAGAGTTTAGTATCCATTCagttattttgatatttcgGTTCGTTTCAGTTCTTACAgttctaaaatttaatatacatTCGGTTATTTTGCTTTGagtatttttggatatttctgttatttttatatttttgagtatttttactatttatatatactttttagtatttttaattatttagtctAGAAATGActagtatttttgaaaatataattatatttcggATACTTTTggttatccaaaatatttcagtttGTATCCACTCGATTTCGGTTCTTTTGGTTATAGAATTTTAATATCCGTTAggttattttcaaattttcggTTTTGCTCCGTTTTTTTACATCGGTTGCGGTTCGGTACATTAGGTTCGTTTTATATGCCCAAGCCTAATAAAAATCATGTTCATTTTGGTATTTATAGCTTTAGTAGACACAtgtttagtaaaacaaattctcaaacaAGAAGATTTATGGAATACCTTGTAAGACTACTTAGACTAGTTACAATGGTTTGGTggtgaaaaaaacatttccacTACGATGGTGTGCTGTAATCAAAGCTAGGTGATGTGGCAAATTTAGTATTGATAAATATCAATACCCGTGAAAGTAGAACAGAGAAGATAAGTGTGACAAgtgttatattttgattggttgctttgatttttattttttttgtttcatctcaACTATATaacttcaattattttataatatttgtacataaaaatatcaaaatttatatcaaaatttctaattttacattctctataaatagagactattttcatttgatttggatacagaaaaaaaaactatttttagaCCCAAAAAAGGTATAatcgccaaaaaaaaaacttttgttttacctttaaatatctttttatctAAGTGGATCCAAACAATAACCCTTTCAACACCCAAAACTCTTCTAATTACCCTTTTAACTATGCAAATCCCAACAATTATCagtttcaaaatcaatctcCTAACCAACCCCAACAATTATCagtttcaaaatcaatctcCTAACCAACCCCaacatatatcaaattatgGTTATCCACTAAATTTCTTCATGCCGTAAGCTGTTCCAAACTATCGTCCATTTCATGGATCGATGATGTCTTATCCATCTTAAACACCTCCTTATTTTCCTACTCCAACAGGTAATGAAACTGATTCGAATCTTGGAGCAACTGATTTTCCCGAGTTTTCTACCCAAATGGCTCTTGGTGGTATTAGGGTATTCATGAAGCCATTCCAGATGCAAAGGATTCAACTCCTTCTCGTCGGAGAAGTCCCAAATGGACCACTGATCAAAATTTGGTTCTCCTGAGTGGGTGGATTAAATTTGGAAGAGACAGTATTATTggcaaaaactaaaaatgtgAGTCAACTGGGGTAAAATTGCTGAATATTGTAATGAACATTGCTCATTTGATCCTCCCCGTGATGGAGAAGCATTCAGAAATCACTATAATTATGTGAACAAAAGCGTGAACAAATGGGCTGGCGCTTATGATAACGCTAAATGTATGCAACAAAGCGGGTGGTTGGAGGATGATGTATTGGTAAAAGCGCATGAATTATATTCAAGTGCTGGTAAAAGAAGTTTCAAATAGGAGGAAATACTTATTCTGGAAGCAGTGGATCTAAAAGAGCCCACGAGAGTGATGCTAGTGACTCAAACTCTGTAGGATCTAGTGCTCGTCCAATGGAAAGAGATGCTGCTaagaaaaagctaaaaaaaaaggtaaaggCGCAGCGTTGAAAGTGGTCAACGAAGAGTCGAACGAATTTTAACAATTCAAGGCACAAGAGTTGGATAGGTTGGAGAAAATAACTATGATGCACAGTGAAACAAACCAATTGATTAAGGAAAAGACTCATGCtaaaaagatgaagatgttTATAGAGCTAACTGAAAAAGAGAATCTCGATGACAAGAGCAAAAAGCTATTGCAACAATTGAGCCACGATCTATTTGGAAATTAATTATTGTCAAGTGGTTATCTGTATTTTGTCACTTCATGCTTTAACGTGTGTTTGTCACTTTCTcctttaataatttgtattgTCATGTTATGCTTTAATAATGTGTGTTTGTCACTTTCTCCGTAATTTGTATTGTCTtctatgctttttttttttgtgcgaAATATTGTCTTATATgctttattaatattatcCATGATTTTAAATAGAGAATCTTATCTTATCCATGACTTTTGGTTTGAAGCACTCAATTCGAATCCAAGGCACCAACAATTTAATTcgttgtttccattttttttataaattagaaCTCATTCTTCCATTGATGTACAAACCATAAATCTTACCTTACTAAAAATCTCAATGGATCCATCAGAATATCCTTTTGACATCAAAGCTTACAAGAGGCAGTCTGAAATTGAAGAGATGTATATCATCAATCGGTTTAGGGAGCGTCGAAACAAAATAGGGGAAGACTATCCACCTCGTAGCAAGAGAAAATACTTTAAAAGAGACCATGCATCAgcaaaattaaagaatattGACGACTACTTTGCCAATGAACCTATATATGACGATGCAATGTTTCGTCGGTGATTCCGGAtgagaaaacatattttctttcgGATCGTTGAAGACTTATCAAACAGCGACAACTATTTCACCCAACGATATGACGCAGCCAAGAAAGAAGGTATATCTCCATTACCAAAATATACTACGACCATGCGAATGTTTGCATATGGTGTGGCAGCTGACGCGGTGGATGAATACAGTAAAATTGGAGGTACTACTACTTTAGAGTGCTTGCGAAGATTCTGTAAAGGAATCATAAAGCTGTATGAGACAGAGTATCTCAGAGCCCCAACTCAAGATGACCTCCAAAGAATTTTACGTGTTAGTGAGATGCGAGGGTTTCCCGGGATTATTGGGAGTATTA
It encodes the following:
- a CDS encoding Plant invertase/pectin methylesterase inhibitor superfamily protein (Plant invertase/pectin methylesterase inhibitor superfamily protein; FUNCTIONS IN: enzyme inhibitor activity, pectinesterase inhibitor activity, pectinesterase activity; INVOLVED IN: biological_process unknown; LOCATED IN: endomembrane system; EXPRESSED IN: 6 plant structures; EXPRESSED DURING: L mature pollen stage, M germinated pollen stage, 4 anthesis, petal differentiation and expansion stage; CONTAINS InterPro DOMAIN/s: Pectinesterase inhibitor (InterPro:IPR006501); Has 8 Blast hits to 8 proteins in 3 species: Archae - 0; Bacteria - 0; Metazoa - 0; Fungi - 0; Plants - 8; Viruses - 0; Other Eukaryotes - 0 (source: NCBI BLink).), which codes for MVCLYASHAYLSIHILTFLLLSRWPYTNAKSNIATHLSTKPKTCPYPSLLISKACKGTASFSSLEEECIKSLTLDHRTKSASTVLELAKAALSLAMEKAEHTQFLIGSPKKPCFKSCMENYKDSVVEGLMKAQRSMGNGDVDETDDDLSLARDAADYCNMILSVDPDDTRSLVFAANVDVYNHITFVMSVADLL
- a CDS encoding uncharacterized protein (unknown protein; Has 30201 Blast hits to 17322 proteins in 780 species: Archae - 12; Bacteria - 1396; Metazoa - 17338; Fungi - 3422; Plants - 5037; Viruses - 0; Other Eukaryotes - 2996 (source: NCBI BLink).), with the protein product MALGGIRVFMKPFQMQRIQLLLVGEKFQIGGNTYSGSSGSKRAHESDASDSNSVGSSARPMERDAAKKKLKKKAQELDRLEKITMMHSETNQLIKEKTHAKKMKMFIELTEKENLDDKSKKLLQQLSHDLFGN